A single genomic interval of Littorina saxatilis isolate snail1 linkage group LG17, US_GU_Lsax_2.0, whole genome shotgun sequence harbors:
- the LOC138953164 gene encoding basic salivary proline-rich protein 3-like, whose translation MWKTVTLAVLVALAAAQQQEQGGQEQAGEQPPQFDVQQEGGEDHGGQPPQQPPQFGGEQQGGEQQGGKQQGGQEQGRPRGPPPPPPRGGRPECRRPPPPRGGPPRDGPQRGGPPRDGPPRDGPPRDGPPRDGPPRDGPPRDGPPRDGPPRGGPQEGGMQQGRPQEGGMQQGGPQDQGGQPPQQPPQFGGEQQGDEQQGGKQQGGQEQGRPRGPPPPRGGRPECRRPPPPRGGPPRGGPPRGGPPRGGPPRDGPPMGGPPRDGPPRDGSPRDGPPRGGPQEGGMQQGGPQESGMQQGGPQEGGMQQGGPQQ comes from the coding sequence ATGTGGAAGACGGTGACCTTGGCCGTTCTGGTGGCCCTAGCAGCTGCTCAGCAACAGGAACAGGGCGGCCAGGAACAGGCAGGTGAGCAACCACCCCAGTTTGACGTTCAGCAAGAGGGAGGTGAAGACCACGGCGGTCAGCCACCACAGCAACCACCCCAGTTTGGCGGTGAGCAACAGGGCGGTGAGCAACAGGGCGGTAAGCAACAAGGCGGTCAGGAACAGGGCAGACCACGTggtccaccaccaccaccaccacgaggAGGCAGACCAGAGTGCAgaagaccaccaccaccaaggGGCGGACCACCAAGAGACGGGCCACAAAGGGGCGGACCACCAAGAGACGGACCACCAAGGGACGGACCACCAAGGGACGGACCACCAAGGGACGGACCACCAAGAGACGGACCACCAAGGGACGGACCACCAAGGGACGGACCACCACGGGGCGGACCACAAGAGGGCGGCATGCAACAAGGCAGACCACAAGAGGGCGGCATGCAACAAGGCGGACCACAAGACCAGGGCGGTCAGCCACCACAGCAACCACCCCAGTTTGGCGGTGAGCAACAGGGCGATGAACAACAGGGCGGTAAGCAACAAGGCGGTCAGGAACAGGGCAGACCACGTggtccaccaccaccacgaggAGGCAGACCAGAGTGCAgaagaccaccaccaccaaggGGCGGACCACCAAGGGGCGGACCACCAAGGGGCGGACCACCAAGGGGCGGACCACCAAGAGACGGACCACCAATGGGCGGACCGCCAAGAGACGGACCACCAAGAGACGGATCACCAAGGGACGGACCACCAAGGGGCGGACCACAAGAGGGCGGCATGCAACAAGGCGGACCACAAGAGAGCGGCATGCAACAAGGCGGACCACAAGAGGGCGGCATGCAACAAGGCGGACCACAACAGTAG
- the LOC138951701 gene encoding basic salivary proline-rich protein 1-like isoform X2 has protein sequence MWKIVTLAVLVALAAAQRQGGQEQGGEQPPQFDGQQEGGEDKGGQPQLPPPFGGQEQGGPRGSPPPPRGGRPEDRGPPPPECRGPPPPECRGPPPPECRGPPPPECRGPPPPECRGPPPPECRGPPPPECRGPPPPECRGPPPPECRGPPPPRDGPPPPPRDGPPPPPRDGPPPPPRDGSPPPPRDGSPPPPRDGPPRDGPQEGGPPRDGPQEQGGDQQ, from the exons ATGTGGAAGATAGTGACCTTGGCCGTTCTGGTGGCCCTAGCAGCTGCTCAGCGACAGGGCGGCCAGGAACAGGGCGGTGAGCAACCACCCCAGTTTGACGGTCAGCAAGAGGGAGGTGAAGACAAGGGCGGTCAGCCACAGCTACCTCCACCATTTGGCGGTCAGGAACAGGGCGGACCACGTggttcaccaccaccaccacgaggAGGCAGACCAGAGGACAgaggaccaccaccaccagagtGTAgaggaccaccaccaccagagtGTAgaggaccaccaccaccagagtGTAgaggaccaccaccaccagagtGCAgaggaccaccaccaccagagtGTAgaggaccaccaccaccagagtGCAGAGGACCACCACCACCCGAGTGCAgaggaccaccaccaccagagtGTAgaggaccaccaccaccagagtGCAgaggaccaccaccaccaagggacggaccaccaccaccaccaagggacggaccaccaccaccaccaagggacggaccaccaccaccaccaagagACGGATCGCCACCACCTCCAAGGGACGGATCGCCACCACCTCCAAGGGA CGGACCACCACGGGACGGACCACAAGAAGGCGGACCACCACGGGACGGACCACAAGAACAGGGCGGTGATCAGCAGTAG
- the LOC138951701 gene encoding proline-rich protein 2-like isoform X1: MWKIVTLAVLVALAAAQRQGGQEQGGEQPPQFDGQQEGGEDKGGQPQLPPPFGGQEQGGPRGSPPPPRGGRPEDRGPPPPECRGPPPPECRGPPPPECRGPPPPECRGPPPPECRGPPPPECRGPPPPECRGPPPPECRGPPPPECRGPPPPRDGPPPPPRDGPPPPPRDGPPPPPRDGSPPPPRDGSPPPPRDGPPQGDGPQEGGPPRDGPQEGGPPRDGPQEQGGDQQ; encoded by the coding sequence ATGTGGAAGATAGTGACCTTGGCCGTTCTGGTGGCCCTAGCAGCTGCTCAGCGACAGGGCGGCCAGGAACAGGGCGGTGAGCAACCACCCCAGTTTGACGGTCAGCAAGAGGGAGGTGAAGACAAGGGCGGTCAGCCACAGCTACCTCCACCATTTGGCGGTCAGGAACAGGGCGGACCACGTggttcaccaccaccaccacgaggAGGCAGACCAGAGGACAgaggaccaccaccaccagagtGTAgaggaccaccaccaccagagtGTAgaggaccaccaccaccagagtGTAgaggaccaccaccaccagagtGCAgaggaccaccaccaccagagtGTAgaggaccaccaccaccagagtGCAGAGGACCACCACCACCCGAGTGCAgaggaccaccaccaccagagtGTAgaggaccaccaccaccagagtGCAgaggaccaccaccaccaagggacggaccaccaccaccaccaagggacggaccaccaccaccaccaagggacggaccaccaccaccaccaagagACGGATCGCCACCACCTCCAAGGGACGGATCGCCACCACCTCCAAGGGACGGACCACCACAAGGGGACGGACCACAAGAAGGCGGACCACCACGGGACGGACCACAAGAAGGCGGACCACCACGGGACGGACCACAAGAACAGGGCGGTGATCAGCAGTAG